In the genome of Myxococcus stipitatus, one region contains:
- a CDS encoding WD40 repeat domain-containing protein, whose protein sequence is MTSSRPVITPSNASRLKQVGRLGPELKAPVSGQRLAFSPQGRVVLALGSEGAPLRWWDVGAQSDGLGRIDEPRFEVEAAVLPDAEHIVAVAPASLSPAGLWRPRLVSLSTKDGALTREHHLSNAVTRFSMSGGGAWLLLIPLEGDAPWVWDVRNWRLRCELAPMDMGVSISSCALSPDGRFAAATFSPDDGSAGNLWLWEVREGARPVALSIDAPLVWSLAFHPTEPLLLVGGNTQEVSVVDLEAHRLVKVLPGFDRTATTLSFNPRGELLAASWDGRGFGVHRFDTGEEVFHFSEGDDLNASDALFSPDGRLVAWGQGDGTVGLWGVED, encoded by the coding sequence ATGACTTCCTCACGTCCCGTCATCACTCCGTCCAACGCCTCGCGGCTGAAGCAGGTCGGCCGGCTGGGGCCCGAGCTGAAGGCCCCGGTCTCGGGCCAGCGGCTCGCGTTCTCACCCCAGGGCCGCGTGGTCCTCGCGCTGGGGTCGGAGGGAGCGCCGCTGCGGTGGTGGGACGTGGGGGCGCAGTCCGACGGGCTCGGGAGGATTGACGAGCCGCGATTCGAAGTGGAGGCGGCGGTGCTTCCCGACGCGGAGCACATCGTCGCCGTGGCCCCCGCGAGCCTCTCGCCCGCGGGGCTCTGGCGGCCGAGGCTGGTGTCCCTCTCCACGAAGGACGGCGCGCTCACGCGCGAGCATCACCTGTCCAACGCGGTGACCCGCTTCTCCATGTCCGGGGGAGGGGCGTGGCTGCTGTTGATTCCGTTGGAGGGGGATGCGCCGTGGGTGTGGGACGTGAGGAACTGGCGACTCCGGTGCGAGCTCGCGCCGATGGACATGGGGGTCTCCATTTCGTCGTGTGCGCTCTCGCCGGATGGCCGCTTCGCGGCGGCGACCTTCTCGCCGGACGACGGGAGCGCGGGGAACCTCTGGCTCTGGGAGGTGCGTGAAGGGGCTCGGCCGGTGGCGTTGTCCATCGACGCGCCCCTCGTGTGGAGCCTCGCCTTCCATCCGACGGAGCCGCTCCTCCTCGTGGGCGGAAACACGCAGGAGGTCTCCGTGGTGGACCTCGAGGCGCACCGCCTCGTGAAGGTGCTCCCGGGATTCGACCGCACCGCGACCACCCTGAGCTTCAACCCCCGGGGCGAGCTGCTCGCGGCGTCCTGGGATGGTCGAGGTTTTGGTGTCCACCGCTTCGATACGGGCGAGGAGGTGTTCCACTTCAGCGAGGGGGATGACCTGAACGCGAGTGACGCGCTCTTCTCGCCGGACGGGCGCCTGGTCGCATGGGGCCAGGGCGACGGCACCGTGGGCTTGTGGGGCGTGGAGGACTGA
- the aat gene encoding leucyl/phenylalanyl-tRNA--protein transferase, with the protein MPIYLLSEEHPELFPPPERADKSGVLAVGGDLSPERLLAAYSRGIFPWFSEGDPILWHSPDPRFVLEPDKLHVGRSLRKTMARGDYEVRYDTAFARVITECGRVPRPGQTGTWITDEMLEAYVALHERGFAHSVEAWAGGELKGGLYGVSLGAAFFGESMFALAPDASKVAFATAVERFKSWGFQFIDCQVETEHLARFGAEDWTRKRFLTALRRALDEPTRQGPWTESAAA; encoded by the coding sequence GTGCCCATCTATTTGTTGAGTGAAGAGCATCCGGAGCTGTTTCCCCCTCCGGAGCGCGCGGACAAGAGTGGCGTGTTGGCCGTGGGCGGAGACCTGAGCCCGGAGCGGCTGCTGGCCGCGTACTCGCGCGGCATCTTCCCGTGGTTCAGCGAGGGAGACCCCATCCTCTGGCACTCGCCGGACCCGCGCTTCGTGCTGGAGCCGGACAAGCTCCACGTGGGCCGCAGCCTGCGCAAGACGATGGCGCGAGGGGACTACGAGGTCCGCTACGACACGGCCTTCGCGCGGGTCATCACCGAGTGTGGCCGCGTGCCGCGCCCCGGGCAGACGGGGACATGGATTACGGACGAGATGCTGGAGGCGTACGTCGCGCTGCACGAGCGGGGCTTCGCGCACTCCGTGGAGGCGTGGGCGGGGGGCGAGCTGAAGGGCGGGCTGTACGGCGTGTCGCTGGGCGCGGCCTTCTTCGGTGAGAGCATGTTCGCGCTGGCGCCGGATGCGTCGAAGGTGGCGTTCGCGACGGCGGTGGAGCGCTTCAAGTCGTGGGGGTTCCAGTTCATCGACTGCCAGGTGGAGACAGAGCACCTGGCGCGCTTCGGCGCCGAGGACTGGACGCGAAAGCGCTTCCTCACCGCCCTGCGCCGGGCCCTCGACGAGCCCACGCGGCAGGGCCCCTGGACCGAGTCCGCCGCGGCCTGA
- a CDS encoding LEA type 2 family protein gives MSSVMRSTSPVVLLAALAWVGWGCASAPVSPASRVVTLTAQDTSVVSQGLTEATLRFSAQLEAASAGQVERADYELVSEGKVLKQGTTKLGTPLAPGAPVALSFEERAAYVQSPEDLARLSAQGGTVLLALRGVLVVRTGDTEQKLPFAASRGVRVPRLPTIVVEELDGARYSAEEVQLNLRLGIRNPNPFPLKLSGLTWQVAVAGKAMDSGMLAQSDSVDASATGVYPVEVSVTKDSWGPEVRSLISRGILPYGVTGELTGPLMRVPYSLTGEVKLNVSR, from the coding sequence ATGTCTAGCGTGATGCGCTCGACTTCGCCCGTGGTCCTGCTGGCAGCCCTGGCCTGGGTGGGCTGGGGGTGTGCCTCCGCACCCGTCAGCCCCGCTTCCCGGGTCGTCACGTTGACGGCCCAGGACACTTCCGTGGTCTCCCAGGGCCTCACCGAGGCCACCCTCCGCTTCAGCGCCCAGCTGGAGGCGGCCAGCGCCGGCCAGGTGGAGCGGGCCGACTATGAGCTCGTGTCCGAGGGGAAGGTGCTGAAGCAGGGCACGACGAAGCTGGGGACGCCGCTGGCGCCCGGGGCTCCGGTGGCGCTGTCGTTCGAGGAGCGCGCCGCCTACGTCCAGAGCCCGGAGGACCTGGCGCGGCTGAGCGCGCAAGGGGGCACGGTGCTCCTGGCGCTCCGAGGGGTGTTGGTGGTGCGCACCGGGGACACCGAGCAGAAGCTCCCCTTCGCGGCGAGCCGAGGCGTGCGGGTGCCGAGGCTTCCCACCATCGTCGTGGAGGAGCTGGACGGGGCGCGCTACTCCGCCGAGGAGGTGCAGCTCAACCTTCGGCTGGGCATTCGCAATCCCAACCCCTTCCCCCTCAAGTTGAGCGGGCTCACGTGGCAGGTGGCCGTGGCGGGCAAGGCGATGGACAGCGGGATGCTGGCCCAGTCGGACAGCGTGGATGCATCCGCCACGGGGGTGTATCCGGTGGAGGTCTCCGTGACGAAGGACTCCTGGGGGCCGGAGGTGAGGTCACTCATCTCGCGGGGAATCCTTCCCTATGGCGTGACCGGAGAGCTGACGGGGCCGCTGATGCGCGTGCCGTACTCGCTCACAGGCGAGGTGAAGCTCAACGTCTCCCGGTAG
- a CDS encoding TonB-dependent receptor plug domain-containing protein — MRGSWCLLVLAWAAPSLASGRAPSSPSAESRDASASVPVEPVSSEPVVGPEGATVVSEQAEVVAGPGASTTSASSMPAEPSAESEAAKDDVPVARTVVTASRRQERLSETPVATEVITRSEILATGARDASELLSAHPGLQVVQTFAGASVQVQGLGPEYVLVLVDGERVAGRVAGGVDLSRLSLEDVEQVEIVKGPSSVLYGSDAVGGVVNFITRRARQPLGGELRVAYGELNRLDLDATGEARGERWGLRVSGGMQRRSSYDLQPSDEGTTGSSLEGFDLSASGDVKGEGAFSLEGSAGFSRRTQRGVDLGVAGAVFDRASRDTSMTARMAPSWTLGDEATLRVEGSYTHFQRRYLRDQRRATALDTVEDTREQQARVGTQLDARVGERHAFVVGAEVLGELLAADRLDTGQGERGRAALYAQDSWTLATGPQLVVVPGARVDVDTQFGTAVTPRLAAKVDPLSWLTLRGSHGWGYRAPGFQELLLDFENPTVGYAVRGNPDLKPERSRSFSVSAELRPLGSSLVWVSAFQHSLRDMIGTSLQQQSEGQLFTYVNVARARVRGGEVGLRQRLPWRLSGEVSYSLTDGRDESMNRALEGQARHRFTAQATWRHREWGLETWARAALVGERPFYPDTDGDGVANPYQSKPYVTVDARVAWRPRESLQFFVLGSNLADAGNATDLPIPPRAFQAGVSFRL, encoded by the coding sequence ATGCGTGGGAGTTGGTGTCTCCTTGTGCTGGCCTGGGCCGCGCCGTCGCTGGCGTCGGGCCGTGCGCCCTCTTCCCCGTCGGCTGAGTCCAGGGACGCGAGCGCGTCCGTCCCCGTGGAGCCTGTGTCCTCCGAGCCTGTCGTGGGCCCGGAGGGCGCGACGGTGGTGTCGGAGCAGGCCGAGGTCGTCGCGGGTCCAGGGGCCTCGACGACCTCGGCATCTTCGATGCCCGCGGAGCCCTCCGCTGAGTCCGAGGCCGCGAAGGACGACGTGCCGGTGGCGCGCACGGTGGTGACGGCGTCGCGCAGGCAGGAGCGGCTGAGCGAGACGCCCGTGGCCACGGAGGTCATCACCCGCTCGGAAATCCTGGCGACGGGCGCGCGCGACGCGTCGGAGCTGCTGTCCGCGCACCCGGGGCTGCAGGTGGTGCAGACCTTCGCGGGAGCCTCCGTGCAGGTGCAGGGCCTGGGGCCCGAGTACGTGCTGGTGCTGGTGGATGGAGAGCGGGTGGCGGGCCGCGTCGCGGGAGGCGTGGACCTGTCGCGGCTGTCGCTCGAGGACGTGGAGCAGGTGGAGATCGTCAAGGGCCCGTCGTCGGTGCTCTACGGCAGTGACGCGGTGGGCGGCGTGGTGAACTTCATCACGCGGCGCGCGCGGCAGCCGCTCGGTGGTGAGCTCCGCGTCGCCTATGGCGAGCTGAACCGGTTGGACCTGGACGCGACGGGCGAGGCGCGCGGTGAGCGCTGGGGCCTGCGCGTGAGCGGCGGGATGCAGCGCCGCTCGTCGTATGACTTGCAGCCCTCGGACGAGGGCACCACGGGCAGCAGCCTGGAGGGCTTCGACCTCTCCGCGAGTGGTGACGTGAAGGGGGAGGGCGCCTTCTCGCTGGAGGGCTCCGCGGGCTTCTCGCGGCGCACGCAGCGCGGGGTGGACCTGGGCGTGGCGGGCGCGGTGTTCGACCGGGCGAGCCGCGACACCTCGATGACCGCGCGCATGGCGCCGTCCTGGACGCTCGGCGACGAGGCGACGCTGCGCGTGGAGGGCTCGTACACCCACTTCCAGCGGCGCTACCTGCGAGACCAGCGTCGAGCCACCGCGCTGGACACGGTGGAGGACACTCGCGAGCAGCAGGCGCGCGTGGGCACGCAGCTCGACGCGCGGGTGGGTGAGCGCCATGCCTTCGTCGTGGGCGCGGAGGTGCTCGGCGAGCTGCTCGCGGCGGACCGGTTGGACACCGGACAAGGTGAGCGCGGCCGGGCCGCCCTCTATGCGCAGGACAGCTGGACGCTGGCGACGGGGCCCCAGCTGGTGGTGGTCCCTGGCGCGCGCGTGGACGTGGACACGCAGTTCGGCACCGCCGTCACGCCTCGGCTCGCGGCGAAGGTGGACCCGCTGTCGTGGCTCACGCTGCGCGGCAGTCATGGCTGGGGCTACCGCGCGCCGGGCTTCCAGGAGCTGCTCCTCGACTTCGAGAACCCCACCGTGGGCTATGCCGTGCGTGGCAATCCGGACCTGAAGCCGGAGCGCTCGCGCAGCTTCAGTGTGTCCGCGGAGCTTCGGCCGCTGGGGTCCTCGCTCGTGTGGGTGAGCGCGTTCCAGCACTCGCTGCGCGACATGATTGGCACGTCGCTCCAGCAGCAGAGCGAGGGGCAGCTCTTCACCTACGTCAACGTGGCGCGTGCGCGCGTGCGCGGTGGCGAGGTGGGGCTTCGTCAGCGCCTCCCGTGGCGCCTCTCCGGCGAAGTGTCGTACTCGCTCACGGACGGGCGCGACGAGTCGATGAACCGGGCGCTGGAAGGACAGGCGCGGCACCGCTTCACCGCACAGGCCACGTGGCGCCACCGTGAGTGGGGCCTGGAGACGTGGGCCCGCGCGGCGCTGGTGGGCGAGCGTCCCTTCTACCCGGACACGGACGGCGACGGCGTCGCCAATCCCTATCAGTCGAAGCCCTACGTCACGGTGGATGCCCGCGTCGCGTGGCGCCCGCGCGAGTCCCTCCAGTTCTTCGTGCTGGGGTCCAACCTCGCCGACGCGGGCAACGCCACCGACCTTCCCATTCCTCCTCGCGCCTTCCAGGCCGGCGTCTCGTTCCGGCTGTGA
- a CDS encoding HmuY family protein → MSRPTFLSVSRAAALCLAGTLSACGDDLELTPAPPNGTHVSHVSNADGSITTVVDATSKEAWIGLDLDTGEQVSAAQDAVWDLSFQRFGVRSRGGVNGKGGVEVAVLPAQDFTKLTQAPVSGYSVDADDGDDEGTDPDTVFQANGGWYAYDVASHKLTARQQVYVVRSDSKAYFKVEMLSYYDDAGTPAMLKLRWAKVSAPASGSSLDGAEAHASSVEASR, encoded by the coding sequence ATGTCCCGCCCCACATTCCTCTCCGTGTCCCGCGCCGCCGCGCTGTGCCTGGCCGGCACGCTCTCCGCTTGTGGTGATGACCTGGAGCTCACGCCCGCGCCGCCCAATGGCACGCACGTGAGCCACGTCAGCAACGCGGATGGCTCCATCACCACCGTGGTGGATGCGACGAGCAAGGAGGCCTGGATTGGCCTGGACCTGGACACCGGCGAGCAGGTGAGCGCGGCCCAGGATGCCGTCTGGGATTTGTCCTTCCAGCGCTTCGGCGTCCGCTCGCGCGGCGGCGTGAATGGGAAGGGCGGCGTGGAGGTGGCGGTGCTGCCCGCGCAGGACTTCACGAAGCTGACCCAGGCGCCCGTGAGTGGTTACTCGGTGGACGCGGATGACGGCGACGACGAGGGCACGGACCCGGACACGGTGTTCCAGGCCAACGGCGGCTGGTATGCGTACGACGTCGCGTCGCACAAGCTGACCGCGCGTCAACAGGTGTACGTCGTGCGCTCCGACTCCAAGGCGTACTTCAAGGTGGAGATGCTCTCCTACTACGACGACGCCGGGACGCCCGCGATGCTCAAGCTGCGCTGGGCGAAGGTGTCGGCGCCCGCGTCGGGTTCCTCCCTCGACGGTGCGGAGGCCCATGCCTCTTCCGTCGAAGCGTCTCGCTGA
- a CDS encoding hemin-degrading factor: MIAPSVSTASSAEPTALRQRWHALRESQPRTRIRDAATQLGVSEAQLLATGVGEDVVRLDLRLDTLLPKLESLGKVMTLTRNESAVHEKRGLYRNVEVNGAVALALDENIDLRLFLHRWRFGFAFREARPEGTRRSLHFFDASGMAIHKVYVEDEAGVSAFEQLVTEYTHAEQSRELPVEPVSAAEAPRPDSEIDVEGLVSGWRGLQDTHEFFPLLRRFKVARTQALRLVSPEMTTPVAPASLTWVLEKASASGLPIMVFVGNAGAIQIHTGPVHTVRAMGPWMNVLDPSFNLHLRTDHIHSAWVVRKPTRDGVVTSLELFDAAGENIALLFGKRKPGVPESLEWRALIDELVAALPVSTEVVS, from the coding sequence ATGATTGCTCCTTCCGTCTCCACCGCGTCTTCCGCCGAGCCCACCGCCCTCCGTCAGCGCTGGCACGCGCTGCGAGAGAGCCAACCGCGCACGCGCATCCGCGATGCCGCGACGCAACTGGGGGTGAGCGAGGCCCAGTTGCTCGCGACGGGCGTGGGCGAGGATGTCGTGCGGCTGGACCTGCGGCTCGACACGCTGCTGCCGAAGCTGGAGTCGCTGGGCAAGGTGATGACGCTCACGCGCAACGAAAGCGCGGTGCACGAGAAGCGCGGCCTGTATCGCAACGTCGAGGTGAACGGCGCCGTCGCGCTGGCGCTCGACGAGAACATCGACCTGCGGCTGTTCCTCCACCGCTGGCGCTTCGGCTTCGCGTTCCGTGAGGCGCGGCCCGAGGGCACGCGGCGCAGCCTGCACTTCTTCGACGCGTCGGGCATGGCCATCCACAAGGTCTACGTGGAGGACGAGGCCGGCGTCAGCGCGTTCGAGCAGTTGGTCACCGAGTACACCCACGCGGAGCAGTCGCGCGAGCTGCCCGTGGAGCCGGTGTCCGCCGCCGAGGCCCCTCGGCCTGATTCCGAGATTGACGTGGAGGGACTGGTGAGCGGCTGGCGCGGGCTCCAGGACACGCACGAGTTCTTCCCGCTGCTGCGCCGCTTCAAGGTGGCGCGCACACAGGCGCTCCGCCTGGTGAGCCCGGAGATGACCACGCCCGTGGCGCCCGCGTCGCTGACGTGGGTGCTGGAGAAGGCGTCCGCCTCGGGGCTGCCCATCATGGTGTTCGTGGGCAACGCCGGTGCCATCCAGATTCACACCGGCCCCGTGCACACCGTCCGCGCCATGGGGCCGTGGATGAACGTGCTGGACCCGAGCTTCAACCTGCACCTGCGCACGGACCACATCCACTCCGCATGGGTGGTGCGCAAGCCCACGCGCGACGGCGTCGTCACCTCGCTGGAGCTGTTCGACGCGGCGGGAGAGAACATCGCGCTGCTCTTCGGCAAGCGGAAGCCCGGCGTGCCCGAGTCCCTCGAGTGGCGGGCGCTCATCGACGAGCTGGTCGCCGCGCTGCCCGTCTCGACGGAGGTGGTGTCATGA
- a CDS encoding heme/hemin ABC transporter substrate-binding protein, with protein sequence MRRASWLVAGLLLAQPVLAAEPSAKDKAPSAAKAAVVSVPKLVTVGPAITETVFALGMGEKVVGVDDTSLALPVARGRPRVGYLRALSSESLLALGAGWLLATDEAGPPGVLEQLRTAGMEVVVLSNKPTVDAARLRIRTLAEKLGRAAEGEAVIASLEKDLKRAEARASVKPAKPTRVLALYARGANALMVAGTETATNELIRLAGAVNAVSGYSGHKPLTAEAAVLASPDIILLPASTLTALGGEQGLRAVPGLSQVKGWKVVPIDDVHFMSLGPQLGKAVHLLQDGMGLPARDAT encoded by the coding sequence ATGAGGCGCGCGTCCTGGCTCGTGGCCGGACTGCTCCTGGCTCAGCCCGTGCTGGCCGCGGAGCCCTCGGCGAAGGACAAGGCGCCCTCCGCGGCGAAGGCCGCCGTGGTTTCCGTCCCCAAGCTCGTCACGGTGGGGCCGGCCATCACGGAGACGGTGTTCGCGCTGGGCATGGGCGAGAAGGTGGTGGGCGTGGATGACACGAGCCTCGCGTTGCCGGTGGCTCGCGGTCGTCCTCGCGTGGGCTACTTGCGCGCGCTCTCCTCGGAGTCGCTGCTCGCGCTGGGGGCGGGGTGGCTCCTGGCCACGGACGAGGCGGGGCCTCCGGGGGTTCTCGAACAGCTTCGCACGGCGGGCATGGAGGTCGTCGTGCTGTCCAACAAGCCGACGGTGGATGCTGCGCGGCTGCGCATCCGGACGCTGGCGGAGAAGTTGGGGCGCGCCGCCGAGGGTGAGGCTGTGATTGCCAGCCTGGAGAAGGACCTGAAGCGTGCCGAGGCGCGGGCGTCGGTGAAGCCCGCGAAGCCCACGCGGGTCCTCGCGCTCTATGCCCGGGGTGCGAATGCGCTGATGGTCGCGGGCACGGAGACGGCGACGAACGAGCTCATCCGGCTGGCGGGCGCGGTGAACGCGGTGTCGGGTTACTCCGGCCACAAGCCGCTGACGGCCGAGGCGGCGGTCCTGGCGTCCCCCGACATCATCCTGTTGCCGGCGAGCACGCTGACGGCGCTCGGCGGAGAGCAGGGCCTGCGCGCAGTTCCCGGGCTGTCTCAAGTGAAGGGCTGGAAGGTGGTTCCCATCGATGACGTCCACTTCATGAGCCTGGGGCCCCAGCTGGGCAAGGCCGTGCATCTCTTGCAGGACGGCATGGGGCTGCCTGCGCGAGACGCGACATGA
- a CDS encoding FecCD family ABC transporter permease, with the protein MSASEVASTSVSFPAREQARPAHSRPRPWWVLGAVLAGAVLISLAVGSVRVPLLGLVGSVLGALGVETGHRLEPMQEAVLLSIRLPRVVLGVLVGAVLATCGAALQALFRNPLVEPGLLGTSSGAALGAVTAIVMDVALSSRLGPFRVLAVPGAAFIGALGATLLAQRIGTGGGRTETARILLSGVAVSAGAAAGIGLLMQVATDAQLRTITFWTWGSLAGSSWSVVAASAVPLVVALWLLLREARTLNLLLLGEREAWHLGVDVERLKRRLILAAALGVGAAVSVTGIIGFVGLLVPALLRLSLGPDHRRLMGASALLGSTLLVVADTLSRTAADPAELPVGALTSVLGVPVFVALLARGKGAV; encoded by the coding sequence ATGAGCGCGTCGGAGGTCGCCTCCACGTCCGTGTCGTTTCCGGCGCGGGAGCAGGCGCGGCCGGCCCACTCGCGGCCTCGTCCGTGGTGGGTGCTGGGCGCAGTGCTCGCGGGCGCGGTGTTGATATCGCTCGCGGTGGGCTCGGTGCGAGTTCCGCTGCTGGGGCTCGTGGGCAGTGTGCTCGGGGCGCTGGGTGTGGAGACGGGGCACCGGCTGGAGCCGATGCAGGAGGCGGTGCTGCTCTCCATCCGGTTGCCGCGCGTGGTGCTCGGTGTGCTGGTGGGAGCGGTGCTCGCCACTTGTGGCGCGGCGCTCCAGGCGCTGTTCCGAAACCCGCTCGTGGAGCCGGGGTTGTTGGGCACCTCGAGTGGCGCGGCGCTGGGGGCGGTGACGGCCATCGTCATGGATGTGGCGCTCAGCTCTCGGCTGGGACCGTTCCGTGTCCTGGCGGTGCCAGGCGCGGCCTTCATCGGCGCGCTGGGGGCGACGCTGCTCGCGCAGCGCATCGGGACGGGCGGTGGGCGCACGGAGACGGCGCGCATCCTCCTGTCGGGTGTGGCGGTGAGCGCGGGGGCCGCGGCGGGAATCGGCCTGCTGATGCAGGTGGCGACGGACGCGCAGCTTCGCACCATCACCTTCTGGACGTGGGGCAGCCTCGCGGGCTCCTCGTGGAGCGTGGTGGCGGCGTCGGCGGTTCCGCTCGTGGTGGCGCTGTGGCTGCTGTTGCGTGAGGCCCGCACGTTGAATCTGTTGCTCCTCGGAGAGCGCGAGGCGTGGCACCTGGGCGTGGATGTGGAGCGACTCAAGCGCAGGCTCATCCTCGCGGCGGCGCTGGGGGTTGGAGCGGCGGTGTCCGTCACGGGCATCATCGGCTTCGTGGGGTTGCTGGTGCCCGCGCTGTTGCGGCTGTCACTGGGGCCCGACCATCGCCGGTTGATGGGGGCGTCCGCGCTGTTGGGCTCGACGTTGTTGGTGGTGGCGGACACGCTGTCTCGTACTGCGGCGGACCCGGCGGAGTTGCCCGTGGGGGCGCTGACGTCGGTGTTGGGCGTGCCGGTCTTCGTCGCGCTCCTGGCGCGCGGCAAGGGGGCGGTATGA
- a CDS encoding heme ABC transporter ATP-binding protein codes for MSLQARGIEVWRGRGRALGPLSLELVPGEVLAVVGPNGAGKSTLLSAFSGELRCTVGDVLLDGQPLLKWPSRERALRLGVLPQESSLGFGFTVLEVALLGRSPHASRGEGSADMEVALAALDVMDIRHLASRPYTALSGGERQRAQLARVLAQLWDATTDGHRYLLLDEPTSSLDLAHQHLVLEEATRFARKGGAVLAVLHDLNLAARYAHRIAVLAGGKLVELGPPSQVLRAELIASTFGLQVQVVEWPDVSWPLVIPSGRASPPA; via the coding sequence ATGAGCCTTCAGGCACGAGGCATCGAAGTGTGGCGGGGCCGTGGGCGCGCGTTGGGCCCGCTGTCTCTGGAGTTGGTGCCGGGCGAGGTGCTTGCCGTGGTGGGGCCCAACGGCGCCGGTAAGTCCACGCTGCTGTCGGCGTTCTCGGGCGAGCTGCGCTGCACGGTGGGCGATGTCCTGCTGGATGGACAGCCGCTGTTGAAGTGGCCTTCTAGGGAACGTGCGTTGCGGTTGGGCGTGCTTCCGCAGGAGTCGTCGCTGGGGTTTGGCTTCACGGTGTTGGAGGTCGCGCTCCTGGGCCGCAGTCCTCATGCGTCGCGAGGTGAGGGCAGTGCGGACATGGAGGTGGCGCTGGCTGCGCTGGATGTAATGGACATCCGGCATCTGGCGTCGCGGCCCTACACGGCGCTCTCGGGTGGAGAGCGGCAGCGTGCGCAGCTCGCGCGCGTGTTGGCGCAACTCTGGGATGCGACGACCGACGGACATCGCTATCTCTTGCTCGACGAACCGACGTCGAGCCTGGACCTGGCGCATCAGCACCTGGTCCTGGAGGAGGCCACGCGTTTTGCTCGCAAGGGCGGCGCGGTGCTCGCGGTGCTTCACGACTTGAACCTCGCGGCGCGCTACGCGCATCGCATCGCAGTGCTCGCGGGGGGCAAGCTGGTGGAGCTGGGGCCTCCTTCCCAAGTCCTGCGTGCCGAGCTCATCGCCAGCACGTTTGGTTTGCAGGTCCAGGTGGTCGAGTGGCCGGACGTCTCGTGGCCGCTCGTCATTCCCTCGGGCCGTGCTTCGCCTCCTGCGTGA
- a CDS encoding EamA family transporter, translated as METVALVWVLLSAFLHASWNAMLKKHPHPEAGVVGVITVAMVGGGLWAFGMKGEAFPTTRGLAWALAAGACESVYLAALSRALHRAPLGLAYTVSRGGAMLLVWPVSVLLLGEPVSAWTLTGAVVLGGGLAVMHVARPTGPAASGVAWAALAAVAIAGYHLSYKLALAASAQPPALFTTGLLVALPVLMLERSRSLGWGALQRQAWSRPGLVVIAGAICMASFALLLSALNDSGAGAVLTLRNTSIAFALVLAALQGERLGRRQLFGAALVSVGAVLLGMPA; from the coding sequence TTGGAGACCGTTGCCCTGGTGTGGGTGTTGTTGTCCGCGTTCCTGCATGCGTCGTGGAACGCGATGCTCAAGAAGCATCCGCATCCCGAAGCCGGAGTGGTGGGTGTCATCACCGTGGCCATGGTGGGCGGAGGGCTCTGGGCATTCGGGATGAAGGGAGAGGCGTTCCCCACCACGCGAGGGCTCGCCTGGGCGCTGGCGGCGGGCGCGTGTGAGAGCGTCTATCTCGCGGCGTTGTCCCGAGCGCTGCATCGGGCGCCGTTGGGGCTCGCGTACACGGTGTCACGTGGTGGGGCGATGTTGTTGGTGTGGCCCGTGTCCGTGCTGCTGCTGGGGGAGCCTGTCTCCGCGTGGACGCTCACGGGGGCGGTGGTGCTGGGCGGAGGGCTCGCGGTGATGCACGTGGCGCGCCCGACGGGGCCCGCGGCCTCGGGGGTGGCCTGGGCCGCGCTGGCGGCGGTGGCCATCGCGGGCTACCACCTGAGCTACAAGCTGGCGCTCGCGGCGAGTGCTCAGCCGCCCGCGCTCTTCACGACAGGACTGCTCGTCGCGTTGCCAGTGCTGATGCTGGAGCGCAGCCGGAGCCTGGGGTGGGGCGCCCTTCAGCGCCAGGCCTGGAGCCGTCCTGGATTGGTCGTCATCGCGGGAGCCATCTGCATGGCCTCCTTCGCGCTGCTCTTGTCGGCGCTCAACGACAGCGGAGCAGGGGCGGTGCTCACGCTGCGGAACACCTCCATCGCGTTCGCGCTGGTGCTGGCCGCGCTCCAAGGAGAGCGGCTCGGGCGCCGCCAGCTCTTCGGCGCGGCGCTTGTATCCGTGGGCGCGGTATTGCTGGGCATGCCCGCGTGA